The following nucleotide sequence is from Sphaeramia orbicularis chromosome 24, fSphaOr1.1, whole genome shotgun sequence.
atatgaagttaatatccccttaactaaaagcccagaatggacaaaacaaacactgcgtttaattatagtttagtttgtaCCAAAATTAAATGCCTTATTGCTTGTGCTTCAGCTCATAATAATCTTTACTGACCTATCATGAGGTTCCAATTTGTACTGCACTCATGAAACTGTCAATACAGATGAGAAGGAGGCaagaaaacacactttttcaCTGCTTTTCCACTGCTGGCATCAGCCGGACTTAAACAGCTCAGTTTGGTGTGGTTGCCATATTTCAACTGCAGGCATGATACAACCTCAGTACTGATGATCATTATAGCAACACAGTGTAAATTATTGTGATGTCATCTTCCGCAGCTGCTAGCCAGGCAGCAATGGAGGGGGATGAACCTTAAAACTGGAAATGGTCATTTCCAATATAAAATGTTAGTATTAAGAGTTTTTTTCAAGACGGCAATATAGTTGTTTGGACTTAAAATCTGTGGTTAATTCCATGGTTAACCAGCACATGTTTAGTGTCACCCACATGGACCTCAGGAAAGGTGGGACTAGAAGCAGTATCTGATTGTCCCAGGtggaaacataaaaacaaaactgtgccTGGTTAAGTTGGGTAGAGCTAACACCATTGGTGGAAAAGGGACATTTATTTACTTCCATCATTAAATCATTTATAATTATTACCACTAGACCAATCAGGCAAGTGAGATTCTAGTTTTCTATACATGACAGTGGCAGCTAGCCACTATTTTTGTAACTGATTATTCTGTTGGTTATTTTCTTGGATTCAATtacatgattatttgaataggtgaaaaaaatggtatagatgtggaaaaaaaaaaaaaagacgtctgAAAATCACAGACAACTTGTCCTTCACTCCAGAACCAGCTGGAACAAccacataaacaaaaataaaaggatatTTAAAATATCTGTACAGAAATAACAGTATAACATAAGGTATAAAAGTAAGTATAGATATAAACAGCAAGTCCAATCCTATTTACAAACAATATGCGGACTGCAGTTTTTGTGTCTAACAACGAAAGATTGTACTAACATGGAACTTTGTCTTGATCCTAGTGTTATGTGCATCACAAGTGTCCGTGTgaaaaacaacagtggaaccaatgtttagtagcagcgaaattaaggaaacaaagctttgattcaggaaaattgtaatcgaatattgattaatctattgattaatcgtttcagctctacttaAACATTTTACCCACTACGAGAAGGTGTAAGTTCTTACTCgggcacaaaaaaattatttatttaggtTTTGACCTGTATTGTTAGTTGACTGACTGGTTGACAGCGTCATTCTTGTCCACATTTCACAGCCTGTCTTGACTTCCATTTTACTCTCAGATTATACACATGCTACAGCTGTTATGCTGGATTTTATACGTTTCCTAACACATGCTGTAACGTAGAtactaggggtgcaacggtacatgTACTGAATGGTATGCCCCTCACGGTTCGATACGAGCCTGTACGTAGtatggctcatttgtcattttcaaatgacattacCAGACAACTCGCATTTATATTAGCGCTTTGCAAGATGACTGATTTATGGAATTAAGGAATCCGGCTCGAGCAGAGCGCGGAGCACAAATCTTCTACTTCCAACTAGGGATGTGACGATATGAaagtttcatatcacggttattgtgaccaaaattatcacggttatcattattatcgcggtattgttgaaattgtgctcaaaatgttcaaaaagtacttatacacactgaaataatttaaccaagtagtattttggaaaaagaaaaaaaacaaataatataattggcacaatgcactttctcttggcagaaacattcaagtgttAACCcgtaggggtctgagcctattttggccgtttttcaatccttttgattttgcctttatatactacataaagaaatgtttactatacccatgtttggtatcttttttttttccagcacaacttcatttgtatcatctgcctattattttttcactttaacctactatatcaacataaaaggctagaaaacaccaaaaaatatataaaatttgatttgaaaaatgtatataatttattgcataaataacacacagatgcttaacgaaccttttcaaagactttaaaagtgaatattggttccaaatattaggtatataaaattaaaattgtaataaattaaaactatactcaaatatttgacataaaaacatctcttgacataggtgttttttctggaaaagtgtggtaatcaaacacggttatcatgataaatagaatttaaacggtaatactgacTGTTGgcaaattttaccgcggtttatcgttataccagtaatcactATATCCCTActtccaactacccttctcaatattaacactagtatccacattagtaaaacctcctctgtcatcgctatgtttgttattattattattattattatggactttcttcttctcaaaaaactttactcttcttcatggtattcagccAGCATGATAAGTAAGAaaagcgccctctggtggattgattgagaaatgttCATTCCCACGTACATGACACATGGAAGTATTAAGGCAGTGATGCATGACAACATTTGAAACGGACGTACCTATTTACCTACgtaaagtgaacaaaaattagCCTTAAAGatcagctcccagttacattTTGGCACACAGTCAGGCTCCAGCCGGCCTCTGCGTCCGAACTGTACCATACCGTGAACCGTTACTCAAGAACCGCAATACGTACCGAACTGTGGCTAACACCATAAGCTAAGTCCTACACCATTTACTAAGCAAAAAGTCTACCCACTGGCAGATCTGAGCACAGAATCTACCAgatgcattttcagttttttatcaCCTTTGGTACATCACATAGTggtggtggttgttgttgttgttcttgcaATGACCTAGTAAATCTTTTAGCCTTCACACAGACGTTGGCTGCTTGCCGTCTGTGAGCATTTCATCTTCTAAGTATGTTTAGTTCTTCAAGGTTAGAAAATGTGTCCGAAAAGCTCTCATCGTCCTCCCCCTGCAGTCCTCCATTGCATAATTGCGTTGCTACATATCTGAACAATTTCAAACCTTGAAGTGCTCGATcgtccatgtttttttttgtttttttactgcagGTTTACTTGATTGCTCGGAGGCTGAAGTGGCTATTTTAACATTTTAGGTCATTGTGCTCCTGAAGCAAAGCAAAGAGACAGTTGTACTTCTTTCCTCTCTGTCGAGGTTAGACCGCTGCACAGAACATCCAGTATTGTGTGATGCGAATGAGGCAGGAAGTAGGCCAAAATTCAGCCACTTTCCTATTTGCTCTAATTCACCAGGTTTTCATAGTGGCAAAGCAGCAGGTAATTGCGCAGACAATGCATTGGCATTACTGTATGAATAAAGCAGCGTGTTCCCAGGCTGCCGGCCTCTTTATCTCCTTACCACAGCATTTTCTCATTTGGCTGTCTTGGTGACATGTGATAACAATATGTTGAAAGACTGTATATCCACGAGTCAAAGCAGTAGCTGTGTGTGTCTTGGCATGGGCAGATATAAAGGCTGACATACATTTTAACAACCTACATTGTGCATGCTGTTGCCTGTAATTGTATTGTACTGATTCGAACGCCCACACAAGAATACAAATTATTGGAAAAAGCTCAGCTTGCGTTTAATGTATCATTTTTAAGTACTATAATTGTTCTCTTTCAAAGCCACCATCATTTTCTAATCTGGCATTTGTGTCTGAGCCACTGTAAATGATATCATGCAGTCTGAAATAACAGTGTCTGATGTTTATACAAGTGATAAGGGCTTTTATTGCACTATTTGACTTGTCCCCAGATGAACATTGGCTGTTGGTTACTGGCAACAGTTGACAAAAGGGTAAACACTTTAGCTTTGTTATTACATTGcaagagaagaaaacagaagagcagagatttttttttgtatgttttttttagcaATACTTCCCATTTTCTAAAGGACAAAATCATAATATACACTACACCTTTACCAATCTTAAATGTAAGAGATCTAACTTAATTTGTGTTTGCTGTTATATTATTTTTAAGCGTCTCATAACAGGATGGGAAGAACAACAGGTGCAGCATCTGAATCTTTATCATTCATCTTAGACTGGTTTTAAAGAAGCAAAACTAAAGGGAAGACTTAAATGGGCAGGGTTCACACTCACACATTTATTGTCAACTAACAATGCTCTAATTGAATCTGTCAGGCAATAACGCATCTGAAATCACGGCACAAAGTTGATCGAATTGTGATTAATGTAGGTGAAGGACAGCTAATGATTTGCGTGTTAATTGGATATGACTGCAGCACAAATTTACACTGACGACTTATGTTCTAAACATTCTTCACGTGTCAAAATACCAATAATTCCTCAGAGACAGTTGTTATGTAATTATTGCTTATTCTAGTTCAACCTTTAGAGATGACAGACTGACATTTAATTTATCATGACAGTGCGGTGTTAATTAGAGGAATGTACAATGTACAGCTGAGTGGATTACAGGATCATCTGTAAGATGATATCTTTAATTAGGTTTAGTGTGTTTTAATGAGGCTTTAACTCGTATGCATGGGTTAGCAACCTTTAGGAAAAAAACTGTCTAGAGCTAAAAGATATCTTGATATGCTTTACCTCAAAGTAACGACTgcttaagaagctctttaggattagtttgtacagaatatgtcgTGAATAAATCAGAgtttctgtgcatttacagaaccacaaagaaattacagaactgtACTAAAGAAAACGGTGTCATTTGTTATTGTGATGTGCTGCAAAAATTGACTGGTAGGCTATATGAAGGCTTTCTTTACAATGGCAAATACAGATGAAATTGAATACCTTCAGTCTCAAAATAAAAGTAGTCTAATTTTACtactattctatttttttatttttttattttgattcatttggtgtttagtaggggtgtgtattgacaagaatctggcgatttgtttcttcttctaagagaatattttgtgtaaaaatttaattataccagaaatatgcacaaatactaaacacatttttatctgttcagaacaggatttaatactatatcaaaAAACTTCCCTCTGTAAAAACTAACaatttttacagataaataaaaataaaattacaaacacagaacacacacaaataaataaataaaattatgttttacagactttacagtttaagatcctgttcaaatgtttatattctattagttgggAAAAGAATGCACAGTGGATAGTCCCTGAAtcgtccaacatcagaacattattttaatgcAAGGCACTAACATGTGcatctctcagacagtaaaaggtgcttttaggatgattgaaaaaaccattatttaaaaaaaaaacagtgttaaataataataaataaaatataaacaataaagaaaaacaaaaatgaacctccgccatatctgcatttgaataaatacctaaaaatattgatacagtactttttaatatcgatacagtattgtaaaatgaaatatcgcgatatattgcagaaccgatattttctaacacccctacagtGTAGTCTActtttttacaactgcataacatcagaatggCTTTGTGACAATAATAGCAAACATAATAGTgtgatttgtgtgtgtatgtgtgtatatatgtatatgtgtgtgtatatatatatatatatatatatatatatgtatgtatatgtatatgtatatatgtatatatatgtatatatatgtatatatatatatatatatatatccttgcATATCACAGTAATGACTTTGCAGTATTTTTTTCATTAGTGTCTTATATTATGTAATACTTGATAATTCACTCTGTTTTTGTGTCCATTCTGCAGCCATAAAGATGCCTTGGTGTTGTGTTGCGCTGGGAAGCCCCACCCCCTCTGCGGCATCATGTTTGGCGTGAGCTCacctgtgatgatgatgatgcttgtTCACCCTGGGGAGGAATGGTTCACTCCACTGTTGTTCCCCATCCAGAGGCAGGGGACGTTAACGCCAGTCTCTGCTGCCTGGTTACAGGGCTGCTGAACCTTTCCACAAGGCCACCGATGGAGAGCGTATCCATGGCGAACGCTTCACTCGCCTTCTCCCCGTCGCCCTCGGAGACAAACACACCAACGACGGAGGCACCGCAGGGCACACAAGGGGTGGGCCTGCCTCTGCAGATCTTCTTCTGTTTGGTCATGGTCACCATCCTGCTGGTGGCCCTTCTGGGGAACGTGGTGGTGTGCCTAATGGTTTACCAGAGATCTGCCATGCGCTCCGCTATCAACATCCTCTTAGCGAGCCTGGCGTTTGCAGACATGATGCTGGCCATCCTTAACATGCCCTTCGCTCTGGTGACCGTTGTGACCACCAAATGGATTTTCGGAGACGCATTCTGCCGAGTTTCGGCAATGCTCTTTTGGTTCTTTGTCATGGAGGGTGTGGCTATACTGCTTATAATAAGCATAGATCGTTTTCTTATTATTGTTCAGAAGCAAGATAAGCTGAGTCCACAGAGGGCCAAAGTGCTCATCGTGGTCACATGGGGACTGTCGTTTATTTTCTCATTTCCTTTGGCCGTTGGATCCCCTCTCCTTCAGATCCCCCCCAGAGCCCCCCAGTGTGTGTTTGGCTATAGCATCGAGCCTGGATACCATGCTTACGTACTGATCCTAATGCTAGTTTTCTTCTTCATACCCTTCATGGTCATGTTGTACACGTTCATGGGAATCCTGAATACCATCCGCCACAACGCCATTCGCATCCACAGCCACACAGACAGCATCTGTCTGAGCCAGGCCAGCAAGCTGGGGCTGCTGAGCCTCCAGAGGCCCTTTCAAATGAATATAGACATGAGCTTCAAGACCCGTGCCTTCGCCACCATCCTCATCCTCTTCTCGGTGTTTACAGTGTGCTGGGCGCCCTTCACCGCCTACAGTTTGGTGTCTACCTTTAGCGAAGGATTCTACCACAAAGACAGCTTTTTTCAGATCAGCACATGGGTCCTGTGGTTGTCCTACCTCAAGTCGGCCCTCAACCCGCTCATTTACTACTGGCGGATCAAGAAGTTCCGTGATGCCTGCCTTGATCTGATGCCCAAGTACTTCAAGTTTCTTCCTCAGCTGCCAGGCAACACGAAGAGGCGCATTCAGCCGAgcgctgtgtatgtgtgtggagaGCATCGCTCTGTggtttaaccttttaacatccaccaggtcactGGCAACTCCTCTAAGATTTAGGGTTAGATTTGAGGTGTGTTTGAAAGCCTCTGGAAATTTGGCCTGAAATAGCGAAAATACACTCATGCAGGGTTTCTATGGTCATGGAAGAAGGCCTGAAAGTGTCACGAAATTAAGCAAAATCCCAGATAAAATTTATAGAATCTCATTTTTAGGCACACCAAGTCATCGACTGTTAGTGAAATTAGCCATTTTGGGATCAAAACAGGACCTATTACCAATAGTGTATAGCTGAAGCTACAGACCATCTTTAAGAAAACAATGTGAAATTCAGACTCCATACTGTACATTCATGAAGGCAGTATTCAAAGTCAAACATCTCAGTGAAATAAATTGAAGTAGTCTAATTTTACTACTATtacttgtattatttattttttattttgattcatttggagtgtagtctacttttttacaactgcataacatcagaatggCTTTGTGACAATTATCTGCACTGATGAGTTTGCATTTTCTCTTTACAAAAAATTCACAAAACAGAAGAGGCCTGTCTGatttagaaaaaacactaaatacattttaaaaattgaaCAAATTAGAGGTTGAAGACTTGCTATTTCATTGGTATAAAATGattaactagaaaaacactcggagagcgcagacctccgccaaggcagatcagtgccgccccccccaatcaccaccaaaatttaatcatttgttccttgtgccagtatcaacatttcctgaaatttacatccaaatccatccataactttttgagttatcttgcacacggacagacagacaaaccaacgacggcaaaagcataacctccttggcggcggtAACTACTGAAATCTACCTCTGTTGGGAAAGGTCATAGGAATTGCTTCAGTCCATTGAAAAGCAACTGAAAAGTGGAAATTCTGCAAAGAAAAAATTTGTTATCCCGGTATATGATATACAAATCAAGTGTTATCAAACATCCACAAAAATGACCATTCATAACTACTACAAAATGTATTCTAAAAATAAGTAATTCTGCTAAGTTGATTTCTCAGACTGTGTACTTGTGGTTGGTAATGTTAGCTACATCACCACAGAGGCGACGTGTTAgaaaaatgccaaaattacagAATCTTCACCCTTGTGTCCTCCTCAAATTTGCTACTCTCTGGACACCTTTtgacaaaaatgtacatgtacaaaaacTGCTATGAAATGATcataaatcaatatttcttttttttccctttttccatAAATCAACTTTAGCCCTGCTCAAAACTTCCAAATATTcaatcattttcaggattttaaatgCCAGTTGCCAGGGGGGTGAGGCATTGATGGTGAATAGTCTTGGATATGTCGAAGATTAGCAAAAAACTGATTAAATTGCattagtattattatatattaaattaagttaaatacTCCCTTTGGACACCCTCATGGACAAAAATGCCCCGTTGACTTCTGTTACTATTTATCATatggaaaatatttaattttgtagggttttttttttgtaataaatagcCAATTATTTAGATAATTACtgatatttaaagggttaaaatcatacaTCATCAGAGAATAAAAGACACACTGCCAAAATGatcaccaaatgaaaaaaaagttgagaaaaatatacaaaactgcCAGAGGAgggaataaaggttaaatatagtgcAATGACAAAGTCTCTTACATATAAAGTGTAGTTTATTTCATTATAACTAGGCAGATAATCCAATAGCAGCTCTTAGGTAGTTAACATGGTTTTGACAATTGACagggattttaaaaaaattaattctgTGATACATCTCTAGCCTAACCACACTCAATTCAAACCCAGGAgcagaaaatttaataaaatataaaatttccAATACTTTTTGATGTTTAGTATGCAGTGTACATATAGAAGACTATTATGCGTGATTTCCAGAGGCTTGAACTGATGTTAGCTTGTGTTTTAACCACATACTAAACATGTAAACTTGAAGATGTTTCCTTTCAGATGAAGTCTAATCCATGCCTTTCGGCCTCACACTTACTCtcttctaaccctaaccttaagtCACAGTTCTATGTAAATGGTGGATGTTAAAACAAAGAACCTATTCTTTTACTCTccaatactgttaaaactgcatcTTTACAGGAATTACCCTTTTGTCTGGAATTTGTTTTGATGTTTGGTGGTATACTACTTTTTGTTCGAGCAGGTGTTACAGTACGACCAAAAGCTGCATTGCAATGAAAGAATTAAAGGGACACCTTCTGGCACCTGAGCGTAGAGGTTTATAATGTTATCAGGATTTTATTTGTCTAAATAGCGCTGGATATGGCTTGAAAGTTTCCAATACTGGATCAGAAATTGTACCAGTACAGAAACAGATACTTTACTTTTTTTGATACCTTACTCGGACTCCTATAAATATGTTTTCTACAATCTCTTTTTGtcctttaccaaaaaaaaaaaaaaaaagatatgatttGCATGTGACAGAGTATTCCTAAAGGTTGACCTCTTAGCTATTTCCAATGCTTTCGACTGTATTCCACAGAACTACTTCAACAAATGGATCTTGCTCAGGTATCAGTCCAAGTAAAGAACTTTGGTCTGGTGTTAAGATGTGGTTATGTATCTGCTAAAGCATTAACCCTGTCGCTTTTAAAGTTGTGGGACGCAATTGGAAGCCCAGAAAAAGCTAATATGTGAGCCGTGAGGACAAAATATTGTGTTCACAAGCTCAACAATGAACTCATTAATCAAGAAAATACTAAAATGAACATACTCTAGTGTCAGCTTTTGGCACTTTAGTTATTGCTGCTTTGGTGAAGTCATCAGAGTAGCAACTTTTTCTCTACACGTTTGCAAGATTAGAAGTATGGTGTGACCAATTTGGCCAATTTAAAGCTGTGAATTTTGGCAAAAGTTGAGCCAGGTTTGACCAGCAACAGCCTTTGCCAGCcaacacagttttgtttttttttgtttttttaaatctgctGTCTTTATCCAAATCCAAATATACCACTGCAGTGATCTTTAAAAAGAAGAAAGTACATCTTCCTAAGGTTCAGTCAGTCCAGGTGTCCCAGGAAGCTCCTCAGTCAGTCATGGGATGTCCATTCAGTCATTACATGGGCTGTTACTGGTCTTAAATCTTTAGTCTGACAGGAAAAAATGTGACTTGAAGAATCAGTCCTGACAGGTTTGCTTGATTGTTTCAATCTCAGAGTTCTCGGTATATTATGTCTCGTGGTTAAGTGCTGT
It contains:
- the gpr63 gene encoding probable G-protein coupled receptor 63, which encodes MVHSTVVPHPEAGDVNASLCCLVTGLLNLSTRPPMESVSMANASLAFSPSPSETNTPTTEAPQGTQGVGLPLQIFFCLVMVTILLVALLGNVVVCLMVYQRSAMRSAINILLASLAFADMMLAILNMPFALVTVVTTKWIFGDAFCRVSAMLFWFFVMEGVAILLIISIDRFLIIVQKQDKLSPQRAKVLIVVTWGLSFIFSFPLAVGSPLLQIPPRAPQCVFGYSIEPGYHAYVLILMLVFFFIPFMVMLYTFMGILNTIRHNAIRIHSHTDSICLSQASKLGLLSLQRPFQMNIDMSFKTRAFATILILFSVFTVCWAPFTAYSLVSTFSEGFYHKDSFFQISTWVLWLSYLKSALNPLIYYWRIKKFRDACLDLMPKYFKFLPQLPGNTKRRIQPSAVYVCGEHRSVV